GGTGCCTGGCACCGGCCTGGCACCTTATCCACCACTCATTAACAATTATGCGCGTCTTGTCGGCGAACGCCGCAGAACTGTCCGATCCGCCGCACACTTCGGACCAGAGTTCGATGCACCTTAACGCAAGGCCGCCTCCACGATGCATGCCAGCAGAGCGGGGAAATCCAGACCGGCGGCGGCCGCCGCCTTGGGCACCAGACTGGCATCCGTCATGCCCGGCGTGATGTTGATCTCCAGGCAGCAGGGCCGGCCGTCAGGGCCCAGGCGCCAGTCGGTGCGGGTGGCGCCCCGGCAGCCCAGGCTTTGGTTGAGGGCGGCCGTCCACTCCCCCAGGCGCTGGGCCAAGTCCGCGTCGAGCGGGGCCGGGCAAAGGTAATCCGTGCCGCCGCTGTACTTGCGCCGATAATCGTACCAACCCCCGTCCCGCGGGCGGATCTCCACCACGGGCAGGGTGCGGCCGTCCAGCCAGGCACAGGTCAATTCACGGCCTGGCACAAAGGCCTCGACCAGGGCATCGTCGCCCAAGGCATGCACCTCGGCCAGCGCCGCCGGCAAGTCCTCCGGTTGCTCGACGATGCGCACGCCCACGCTCGAGCCCATGCAATTGGGCTTGACCACAAGCGGACCTGCCGGCAGCATGTCCTCGACCTCCAATGCGGCGCCCCGGGGCACGAGACGGCCAGGGGCCACGGGCAGGCCCAGGCCTTCCATCCAGGTGCGGGTCCGCGCCTTGTCCATGGCCAGGGCGGAGGCGAGGGAGGGGCTGCTGCTGAGCGGCAGGCCCAGCAATTCGCAGAGGGCCGCCAGGTGCCCATCCTCCCCGAACCCGCCGTGGAGACAGTTGAAGACCAGGTCGGGCGCCTCGGCGCGCAGGGCGGCGACCAGGGCCTCGACCTGGGCCGGCTCCAGGCGAAGCAGGAGGGGCGATTCCTCGCGCGGACCCTGCCCGAAGGGGAAGGCGGCCAGCGGGGCAAGCTCCCGCGGGCGCAGCGGGTCCAGCAGACGCAGCTCGTGGCCCAGGCCGCTGAGGGCCTGGGCGCAGGCGTGGCCGCTGGCCAGGGAGACCTCGCGCTCGCCCGTCTCGCCGCCCAGCAGCAGCAGGATGCGCGCCATCAGCGCCCCCCCGCCGCGCGCTGCTCCCGCCGGTGGGCGCTGAGCAGCGTGTTGCGCAGCAGCATGGCGATGGTCATGGGACCCACGCCGCCGGTCACCGGCGTGATCGCCGCGCAGCGTGGAGCCACGGCGTCGAAATCCACGTCCCCCACCAAACGCGAGCCCTTGGGGGCGGAAGGATCCTCGATCCGGTTGATCCCCACGTCGATCACAACGGCTCCCTCCTTCACCATGTCGGCGGTGACGAAGCGGGCCCGCCCAATGGCGGCGATGAGGATGTCGGCCTGGCGGCAGATGGCGGGCAGATCCCGGGTGCGGCTGTGGCAGATCGTGACGGTGGCGTCGGCGCCCTCCGCCTTCTGCACCAGCAGGCTGGCCATGGGCTTGCCCACGATGTTGGAGCGCCCCAGCACCACCACGTGGGCGCCCGCCACGGGGATGCCGGACCTCTTCAGCATCTCCTGGATGCCAGCCGGGGTGGCCGGGGCGAAGGCGCCGGGCAGCCCCGCCAGCACGCGCCCGGCGTTGACGGGGTGGAAGCCGTCCACGTCCTTGTCGGGGTCGATGCGCTCGATCACTTCCTGCTCATCCAGATGCCCGGGCAGCGGAAGCTGCACCAGGATCCCGTCCCAGGCGGGGTCGGCGTTGAGTCGGTCCACCAGCCCCAGCAGATCCTCGCGGCGACAGTCCGCCGGCAGGCGGAAGATCTCGCTCAACAGGCCGGCCGCCTGGCAGGCCTTGTGCTTGCTGCGCACGTAGACCTGGCTGGCGGGGTCCTCGCCCACCAGCACGGCGGCCAAGCCCGGAGGCCGCCCGCCCCGCTCCGTCAGCGCGGCTGTCTCCGCCGCCACCTCGGCCTGGATCTCCGCCGCCATCCGCTTGCCGTCGATCACCATCGTCATCCCCGTCCTCCTTCACTGGCAGCCCTAAGTCTGTTCTTGCCCATCTTTCACCCTGTCCGCCGTCCAGGGCCGTGAATCCCGGTAGCCGCCCGCGTAGTGCAGATAGACGGCCAGGTTGTAGAGCGGCTCGTTCATAGGCAGGCCGCAGGCCTCCAGGCGGACCAGCAGGCGGTGCAGGCCCAGGCGCCAGGCGAGGCCCAGCAGTCCGGCGCCGCGGCCGCCCTCGGCGGCGGGCAGGAGGCGGTCCAGCTGCAGGTCCCGCCGGAGCTCGGGATGTCGCTCCACCAGGTGGTTCAGGCCCTCCCGCCCCAGGCGCTCCAGATTGGCGCAGTGGGTGGCGAAGGAGCGCTCCTGGGCGTGCAAGGCGCGGGCCTCCCGGCAATAGACCAGGCGGCCTCCCTTCTCCCCCAGGCGCAAGCCCATGTCGATGTCCTCGCCGCCCCAGCCGCGTAGACGCTCATCGAAGGGACCGGCCTGGGCCAGCAACCCGTGGTGCACGCTGCTGTTGCAGGTGTAGAAGTAGCGGGGCGGCATGGCGGGCTGGTCGCGGAACTTCCACGGGCCGCGGCGCTCCAGATAGCGCTGGTGGGCTTTCAAGCCGGCCCGGCGCCGGCGTTCGGCGGCGGGGTCGGCCGCCAGCAGGGCCATCTCCCCCACGCCCCGCGGCTGGTTGTCATACACCATCTCGCCCACCGCCACGACAAAGGGATCGGGTTGGCAGGCGCGCAGGCGGCGCACCCAATCCGGTCCCACCCGCAGGTCGGCGTCGAGGAAGAGCAGCCACTCGCCCCGCGCCGCCGCCAGGGCGGCGTTGCGGGCCGCGCTGCGGCCCCGGTTCTCCGGCAGCTCGACGACGACCAGGGGCAAGTCCCGCCAGGCGCCCGGCTCCACCTGGGAGTCCAGCGGACCGCCCCCGGCGCCGCCCCGCCCCCGTTCGAGCATGGAGCGGCTGCCGTCCCGCGAACCATCCAGGACGACCACCACCTCCCACGGCAGTCCGTGGTCCTGGGCGCGGAGGGAATCCAGGCAGCGCGCCAGGAGAGGCCCGTCATTGTAGCTGGGGATGATGACGCTGATTTCCACGTCGGCCCGATCCTCGCTTGGGGGACTCAAGGTGGGGATCCGGGCTGCTTCGTGCCGGCTCCCGATCCGCCGCCTGGACCTTCCGGCTTCCGGAAGAGGGCCAGGAAGGCCTCCTCCTCGCGCTCCCAGCACAGGTCGGTGGCGGCGCTGCGCAAGGCGCCCTGCCAGGCCGCCACGCGGGCGGGATCAAGCAGGACCTCCAGCTGACGGGCGATGGCGGCGGCGTCCCCAGGGTCGGCGCAGCGCCCCACCTGCCGCCCCAACACGACCGAGGCCGTTTCGGGCAGGGGGCTGGCCAGGACGGGCAGACCAGCCTGGATGTACTCGAAAAGCTTGTTGGGCAGCAGATAACGGTAGGAGAGACCCAGGTCCGGCACCAGCACGGTGCCCACGTCGGCGCCGCGCAGCAGATCCTCCAGGTGCTCGGGCGGCACCTTCCCGGCGAAATGGATGCGCCCGCCCCAGGGCAGGCCGGCGGCGTGGGCGCGGTGGAAGGACTCTCCCGGCCCCTCCCCGAAGTAGACCAGGCGGGGGGGTGCCTCCCCGGCTCCGCCCAGGTGGCCCATCGCTTCCTGCAGGGGGCGGAAATCGTAACCGGGCCAGAAACCGCCGGCATAGGCCACCACCGCCGCTCCGCCCAGGCCGGGCAGCAGGTCGCCCAGGGGCCGCCGCCGCTCCGCCTCCCGCTCACGCCACGAGTGGACAGGCAGGTTGCGCACCACGGCCACGCCGGGCAGGCGGTACTCCTCGGCCAGGGCGCGGGCAATGGAGCCGCACACGGCGCAGGAGGCATCGGCCCGCCGCATGCCGTGCCCCTCTCCCCAGCGCCAGAAGGCGGCCACGGCCGGCCGCGCGCGGTTGGTGGGCAGCTCCGCGTAGTACTCGCGGGCATCGTAGACGAGGCGGAAAGGCCGGCGGCGCCGGGCCAGCGCGGCGGGAAGCAGGGCGGGCGGGTCGACGGCCAGCACGCAGTCCGGCCGCTCCCGCAGCACCAGCCCGTGGAACCAGGACATGAAGCGCAGGAAGTAGGCCTTGCGGCGTCCGGCGCGGGGGTTCTCCAGGCGGTGCAGGGGACGGTCGCGCCAGAAGCGGGAGAGCGGCGCCGTGCCATTGTCCACCCAGGTGGCCGCCACCTCGTGCCCGGCGCGCTCCAGGCTCAGCGCCATCCGTTCCTGGCGGCGCTCATGGGACAGCTCCGACAGGATGCCGATCAGGATGCGCACGGTCCGCCTCCCCCGGGCGGGTCGTCCACCCGGTCAAGGGCCAGGCCGAGGGCGCCCTCCCGTTCCCGCCAATGGGCGGCCACCTCGCCCAGGCCGGCGGTCCAGCAATCCGGCGCGGCGATCCGCTGCAGCAATCCCTCCAGCAGCTCCCGCCGCCCGGGGAAGTCCGCTTGGCAGAGGGTGTGGGGGTGCCAGTTGACGGTGAGCAGGCCGCGCCCCCGCCGCACCAGTTCGAGGACCTCGCTGCTCTGGCGGGCCGCCGCCGGAGCGGTCAGCCCCTGCTCATCGAAGAGCTGGCTGTCCATGAGGATGAGGGGCAGCTCGAGGAGGGGGCGCGCCCGGCCCGCCATGTCCACCGGGCGGAATGGCAGGCTGGTGCCGGCGCGGAAGGCGGGACGGTCGTTGAAGCCCAGGCTGCTGTCCACGGCCAGGCCGGCACCCTGCTGGGCCGACCAGGTGCCGTCGACCAGGAAGCGCAGCCAATGCTGACGCACCACGGCCGTCCCTCCGCCCGACAGCCGCTCCAAGCGGTGGCGCTCGGCGGCCAGGCGCGAGGCCGACCGGTGGCTGCCCCAACCTCCGTGCAGGGCCGTCTCGAAACCGCGCCGGCGGATGCGCGCCAGCAGCCCCCGCACCTGGGCCCGGTCCAGGTGGTAGCGGAAGGTCTGGTGGTCGCGGGGCCTGGCCAGGAAGAGCAGGGTGGCATGGAGGCCGTGGCGCTCCTCCAGATCCATCAGCTCGTCCACAAGGAACCAGGGATCGGCGCCGCCGCGCAGGCGGTCCAGCAGTTCGCGCCAGCGGCCGGCCAGCTGCCGGCGACGGCCTTCCAGCAGCCAGCGCGGACTCTCCAGCAGCAGGCGCAGGGCGCTGCGCAGACGCCACTTGAAGAGCATGTCCACATCATGGCTGAGGGCGACGGCGAAACGGGCGCGACCCGGCCAGCGGGGCAGGGCGCCCGCCTCCTCCTCGTGCGGTTCCAGGTCCAGCAGGCGGGCGAGCAGGCGCAGGATCTGGTCCACCCAAGGCGTCAGGGCGAGATGCCGCTCGCCGGCGGGCAGGTCCTCCAGGCGGGCGTGCGCCCAGGCGGCCGGCTCCTCGCGCTCGGCGGCGCGGGAGATGGCGCGCAGCACGGGGCCGAGCAGATCGAAGCCCGACTGGATGAGGGTCTGGTTGTCGCGCGAGGTCCAACTGAAAGGGACGCCGCCGCCCAGATAGCCCCAGGGCAGGCCGCTCCCGCCGCGGAAGCGCACCAACCCGCCCATGACGGGAATGGGGCCGGGCTCGACCCAATCGCTCCGCGGCACGGCGGAGGGGTCGGGGGGAGGCAGGAAGAGCACGATGCGGGGCGCGGGCGGCGGCTCCAGCTGGAGCGGCATGCCCAGCACGATGAGGCGGGCGGGCGCCAGCTCCGGCGAGGAAATGCGGCGCAGGCGGGCACCCAGTCCGCAGGAGAGGAAGGCGAGCAGCGCATCCAGCCCCGGCGGATGCGCGGCCCCCACCGGATAGACACCAATCTCGATCACTGGGTGCGGCATGGCCGAAAATAGGATTTCCCCGGGCGCGCCCTCACACCTCGCCCAGGAAGTCCTCCATCGCCTCGGCGACCAGACGCGGCGATTCCAGGGCGGAGAGGTGTCCGCAGTTGCCGGGAACCACCACCAGGCTGGCCGCCGGCATGAGTTCGGCCATGCGCCGGTGGTCCGCGGGCGTGCTCATCTGGTCCTGGGCGCCGCACAGACAGAGGGCGGGGCCGGCGAAGGCGCGCAGGGTCCCCCCCATGTCCTCGCGGGTGAGCAGCAGGCGCAGCTGGCGAACGAAGAGGCCGGGCGCCTGGCGCCGGAACATGGCCCGCACCCGCTCGCCGTGGTCGCGCAGGCTCTGGGGGGCAAGCAGCCGGGGCAGGAACTCCTCCATCACCTGCTCGAAACGCCCCTCCTCCAGCCGGCGGATCACCTCCCGGCGGGCGGCCACGGCCTCCGCGCCGGGCGCCTCGCAGGTCGTGTCCAGCAGCAGGAGCCGCTTGACCGCCGACGGACAGCGCGCCGCCGCCGCCATCACGACACTGCCGCCCAGGGACAAGCCGCCCAGGTCGAAGCGGCGCAAGCCCAGGGCCCCCAACATGGCCAGCAGTTCAATGGCGCACTCGCGCACGCTCTCCTCGCCCTCCGACTGGAAGATGAGCAGGCGCCGCCGCCGGGCCAGGCGGTCGGCCTGGCCGGCGAAGAGCTCCTCGTCGCACATGAGGGCGCAAACAAGGGCCAGGGGGCTGCCCTGGCCGCGGTCACTGAGCAATTTCACCGATCCATTCCCCCCTGCGCCACGGCGCCGCCCCAGGCAACCGGTCGGGCTTGGACCCTCGCTGGGCTGCGCACCCATGTCGAAGCCGCTTCCTTGTAGATCTCGCTGCCCCTGCCGGCGGCATGTGCCGCCGACAGACCCGCTGCCAAGGTCGGGCAGGGCGCTGGGGAGCGCCCGACGGCCAAGTCCGGGAGGCTGCTTGCATCAAGCCCCATCAGAACTCCTGGCTGAGACGGAGCACCACCTTGAGGAAGCTGTCCTCGCGGTCGCCCGCCCACGATTGCCAGTCGAGACGACCGCTCAGCGCCAGTCCCTGCCGCCAGTTCCAGTCCACCTGGCCTCCCAGGTCCGTCCGGGTGAAGGCCTGGTCGGTGCTGGCGGACTCGCTGGTCACGCTCTGGAACTGGCCGCGCACCGTGCCGTGCAGACGCCCGCCCAGCCAGGAGCGCCCCAGGGCGGAACGCAGGTTCCAGTAGCCGTAGTCGGCCAGGGTGGCGTCGTCGTAACTGCTGCCGTAGACCGTCAGGCCCGCCTCGAGGCGCGTCGCCAGGCCGACGACCACCTGCCAGCCCAGGCCCAGCTGGTTGGCGCCGAAACTGCGGTCGGCGCGCAGGTGGAGAGCCGGGTTGGCCGGGTCCACCAGACGGCCCACTTCGTCGCTGTAGCCCTGGTTGACCAGACTCAAGTTCCACTGGTGACGTCGCCCCAGCCAGTCCAGGCTGCCCGAGAGGCCCAGGCGCAGCTGGGTCAGGCTGCCCTCGATCTGCTGGCTGTGGGCTTCCAGCCGGTCTGTCTCCGTCGCGTCGTCCGCCACCAGGTCGTCGGCCTCGTTGGCCTCCTGCTGCCGGTCAAGGCCCAGGCGGACCTGCAGGTCCCGTCCACGAGGATACCAGCCCAGCCCCAGGCTGAGCATGTCGCGCGTGGTGGTGCCCACCGAGGAGTCGTACTGGCCGTCCAGGTTGTCCGTCGTCCGGCCCAGGCCCAGATCGGCGTAAAGCTGGTTGCCGAGGAGGCGGACACGATCGCTCACGCGGATTTCCTGCTGGTCGGAGCTGAGGAAGCTGTTGCCCAGGCTGCGGTAGGCGCCGCCCACCCGCCGGAAGTCGAGCGAGGTCTCGTTGGCGCCCAGGGCCAGCTGCCAGTTGGAGCTGAGCGCCATGGAACTGAGGAAGTCCCCGTCGGCCAGGTCCATCGGGCTGAAGTAGGGGTTGATGATGATGATGTTGTCGAAGGTGGACGGGTCGGGGATGCCGTCCCCGGCGCCGATGGTCGCCATGTCCTCCTTGGTCCAGGCGCCGTCCGTGATGTTGGAGTTGTGCAGGGAGAAGGCCACCTGGTTGCGCCCCGACAGCCGGCCGCGCAGTGCGTTGAGATCCAGGCGCGCCGCCAGGGCGGCGTTGTCTTGGGGACTGATGCGGGCCAGGCTGTCCGTGCCCCACTCCGCCGGTGGCCGCGGATCGATGCTGGCCGCGTCGTCCTTGGCCTTGAGCACGCTCAGGCCGCCCTCGAGGAGGCCGTAGCGCCGCCCGAAGCGCAGGTCCGCGGCGTAGAGGCGGCGGGTGAAGGCGCCGGCGAAGTCCACCACATGATGGGTATCCACGTCGACGATGGAGCTGCGGAAAATGGGATCGCGCGCCTGCTGGGCGCGCCCGCCCACCAGGTGCAGGCCGAAGCCCTTGAGATCAGTCTCCAGCTCCAGGCCGCGCACGCGGGTGCCGCTCAGCAGCAGGGAGCTGTACTCGGGCTGGCGATCGCCCACTCCCAGCAGGAATCCCCGCCGGCCGGCCTCCAGGTTGAGGCGCGACTGGGGTTGCAGCTCGTCGCGCTCGAGGTCCAGGGCGGAGAGAAGGACGCGCCCCTTGAGGGTCCAGACCGCCTCGCCCTTGCCCCGCCAGGCGCGGAAGGAGGCCTGGCCGGCATGGTAGCGCTGCCATTGGTCGCCGCGGCTGTCCAGGAAGTCCATGTTGAATTCCTGCCAGGCGTTGGCGGCAAAGCCGCCGGGAACGGCATCCGGCGCCGCCACCCGTACTTGCAGGTGCTGGGGTTGCAGATCACGGCCCTGGCGGTCCTTGAGGCGCAGTTCCACCTGGTGGAGGCCGGGCGCCAGCGGACCGCGCCAGGTGAGTAGCCAAGGGTCCGCCTCCACGCCGGAGACGCGCTGGCCGTCGATCCAGAGCTGGCCGCCGGCCAGATCCACCTGGTCGTCCAGGGCCGAGAAGGCGAGGAGGGCCTCCTCCCCCGCCTCGATCTCCCGTTTGCTGAGCAGCTCGACCAGGGCCAGTTCACCGGCCGGGGCCAGCGCCACACGCCAGCGGCCATTGGCGGGCAGGCGGATCAAGCCGCCCTCCACGCGGATCTCGGCGCGGTAGGCCAGCTCGCGGCCACTGAGACGTTCGGGCGGCACCTCGAAGACGATGCGACCGGCCGCCAGCTCCACCGGGGCCAAAGGCTGCACGGTGCGGCCGTCCAGTTCAAGGTGGAGCAAGGCGTCGACCGGGGCCTGCCGGCTGTCTGGATCGAGGAACTCCAGCCGCAGCGGGCGGGTGCTGGGCGCCTGGCTTGGCGCGAAATGATTCCATCCGGCCTGGGCGATGCCGCACAGGCCGGACAACAGCAGGCCCAGGATCATCAACAACAGGCGACCACGGAACATGTGACTCCCCCCTCTCGCAGGCCCGCGGCGCCTGGCGCCACGGGCACGGCCGCCGGGGGAACCCGGCGGTTCCCCCGGCGGCCGGCCATGCGGCCCGACCTGCCCCTCAGGTCCGCCGCTACTCGTAGAACTCGATGATCAGCGTGCGCTGCGCGTCGCCGTCGCTGATGGGCACGGTGACCCGCCGCAGCTCGCCACGCTCCAGGCCGATCTGGTCCTCGGCCGTGGTGGGCGCCACCGAGGTGCTCCGGCCGTCGGAGCGTCCCGTTTGCCCCATCACCACGTCCAGCGTCTCGCCCGTGGTCTTGGACATGAGGGAGACGATGCCCTCCTCGGCAATGATCTCCGTTCCATCCTCCCGCGCCCGGGTCCACCAGGCCGTCCCCTTGACCGAAGCGACGGAGGTGGGCGTGGCGATGCGGAACTCCCCCTGCTGGCGCGTCACCTTGCTCCACAAGGTGCCCGCGCTCATCTCGACCTCCTTGTCCGTCCGGCCCGCCTGCCGGTTGGCATGCAGCGTCACCCGCGTCAGGGGGGTCAGCTTGAGCTGGCTCTTGTCGTCGGTGAAGACCAGCACGGCCCGTCCTTCCGGGCCGGTGCGCACCTGGTCGCCGTCGCCCAGGCGGGCGCCGGTCAGCAAGGCCTCTTCGCGGCCGTCCGCCGCCGCGGTGTGGAAGACCTCGCCCGTGGCCTTGACCGTCACGGCGACACTGGCGGCCCGCTCCTGGGCGGGCAGCGCCACCGCCGCTCCCAATGCAAGCACCAGGGTCAGGATCCAGCTGGCGGCGCGGCGCCCTTCCTTGAAGCGGTTCATGCTGCCCCCTACTCGATGCGGATGGACGCGATGTTCAACTCGCCCGCGGCCAGACGGCGCAGGAGATCCTCCAACTCCTCGCGGGTGACGACGCGCCCGTCGATGAGGATGGTGCCGTTGACGAAATAGCCCTCCAACAGGCCGGCGATGCCGGCCAGCTGACCCGGGGTCAAGGTGCCGAGCAGGTTGGCCAGATCGGGCTGGTTGCCGCCGCCCGGGCCCTGCTCCACACGGAAGACGCGGAGGGTGCTGGGGAAGCTGCGCGGCCCCGAGGTCGTGCTGAGCAGGGCCTCCACCCGCCACACGTACTGGCGGCCGTCCACCAGCGGTCGGGCGCTGGCGCCACCCAGGCCGTATACCACGCTGGTGGAGGACAGCTCCGCCTCCCACATGGGCGAACTCTCGATCGCCTCCAGCAGGCTGCCGTGGAAAACCGGGTCGTACTCGCAGACGCGCAGGCGATAGGCGCGGGCGCGGCCGCTCCAGGTGAAGGTGGGCTGGTCCGTCCAGACCCGGGAGGCGTCCCAGGGCATGAGCAGGTCCACCCGGCGCGGATCGTAGAAGGTGAAACTGGCCACGGCGGGGGGCGGTGTGGGGACCGGCTGGGAGAAGGTGATGCGCAGGGTGTAGGTGCCGGCGGGCAGGGTGTTGCCGCTGATGGCGTCGATGAAGCCGTCGTTGAACTCCCCGCCCACGCCGCGGAACTGGCCCAGCCCCTGGTCCTGGCGGATCTGGTTAAGACTGAAGGGACCGTAGGTGCCGGCGGATACCGCGCCCTGGGAAACCAGGCGCCCGCGCACCAGCCAGGCATTGCCAAAGCTGAGCTGCACTTGCATGTCGTACTGGAGTGGATTGGGGTCGGTGATTCCGAGGGTGACAAAGATTTCGTTGCCCACGCCGGTGAGATCCCCCCGCGGGTCCATGTCGCCCACGTAGTAGAGATCGTAGCCGGGGTCGGGGAACTGGATGGTGACGGTGGGGCTGGCCAGCGGACGGCTTGCCGCGCCAAGCAGCAGAAGCAGCCAGAGGCCACGGATGAAGGCGCGCATGGGGATCTCCTCCCTTGTGTCCCGGCCGGACGGCACCTCCGTCTCCGGGATCCGGCGACAATCAGCTATTGAACAAGGTGCTGCCTTGTGACGGTGCGCATGCGGACGGGGTGAGGCCGATTCATCGGGGCATGGACGCTTTACTGGCGAATGTAGTCCTGGAACAGCACCCGATCGATGGCACCCGCGCTCAGGAAACGGTTCAAGGCCGCTCCCAGGCTGTCCCGTATGCCCTCACGATAGGAAATGTCCGACAGAGAATCCTCGGTCATGGCGCTGAAGGTGTTGATCAGGTAGTCGCGCATGAAGGGCGTGCGTTGTTCCAGCTCCTTGGCCAGCTCCGGGTTGTGGGGATCGTACTCGAGGGACAAGCTGATCTTGAAGACCCGGCGCCCCTGGCTGCCCCTGGGGTTGATGATCAGGTCGGGAATGGGGTGGATGGCGCCGAAGTCGTAGGCCTTGGCTTTGGGTGCCGATTTGGCCGCGGTCGAACCGCCGGCAGCGCCGGACCCGCCGGCGGCCGCCGCCAGGCTGTCCTGCGCGCCAGGATGGGGCGCCGGGGCCAACCAATTGACGAGGAAGAACGCCATGACAACCTGCACGGCCA
The nucleotide sequence above comes from bacterium. Encoded proteins:
- a CDS encoding D-alanine--D-alanine ligase — its product is MARILLLLGGETGEREVSLASGHACAQALSGLGHELRLLDPLRPRELAPLAAFPFGQGPREESPLLLRLEPAQVEALVAALRAEAPDLVFNCLHGGFGEDGHLAALCELLGLPLSSSPSLASALAMDKARTRTWMEGLGLPVAPGRLVPRGAALEVEDMLPAGPLVVKPNCMGSSVGVRIVEQPEDLPAALAEVHALGDDALVEAFVPGRELTCAWLDGRTLPVVEIRPRDGGWYDYRRKYSGGTDYLCPAPLDADLAQRLGEWTAALNQSLGCRGATRTDWRLGPDGRPCCLEINITPGMTDASLVPKAAAAAGLDFPALLACIVEAALR
- the folD gene encoding bifunctional methylenetetrahydrofolate dehydrogenase/methenyltetrahydrofolate cyclohydrolase FolD; the encoded protein is MTMVIDGKRMAAEIQAEVAAETAALTERGGRPPGLAAVLVGEDPASQVYVRSKHKACQAAGLLSEIFRLPADCRREDLLGLVDRLNADPAWDGILVQLPLPGHLDEQEVIERIDPDKDVDGFHPVNAGRVLAGLPGAFAPATPAGIQEMLKRSGIPVAGAHVVVLGRSNIVGKPMASLLVQKAEGADATVTICHSRTRDLPAICRQADILIAAIGRARFVTADMVKEGAVVIDVGINRIEDPSAPKGSRLVGDVDFDAVAPRCAAITPVTGGVGPMTIAMLLRNTLLSAHRREQRAAGGR
- a CDS encoding glycosyltransferase family 2 protein yields the protein MSPPSEDRADVEISVIIPSYNDGPLLARCLDSLRAQDHGLPWEVVVVLDGSRDGSRSMLERGRGGAGGGPLDSQVEPGAWRDLPLVVVELPENRGRSAARNAALAAARGEWLLFLDADLRVGPDWVRRLRACQPDPFVVAVGEMVYDNQPRGVGEMALLAADPAAERRRRAGLKAHQRYLERRGPWKFRDQPAMPPRYFYTCNSSVHHGLLAQAGPFDERLRGWGGEDIDMGLRLGEKGGRLVYCREARALHAQERSFATHCANLERLGREGLNHLVERHPELRRDLQLDRLLPAAEGGRGAGLLGLAWRLGLHRLLVRLEACGLPMNEPLYNLAVYLHYAGGYRDSRPWTADRVKDGQEQT
- a CDS encoding glycosyltransferase — protein: MRILIGILSELSHERRQERMALSLERAGHEVAATWVDNGTAPLSRFWRDRPLHRLENPRAGRRKAYFLRFMSWFHGLVLRERPDCVLAVDPPALLPAALARRRRPFRLVYDAREYYAELPTNRARPAVAAFWRWGEGHGMRRADASCAVCGSIARALAEEYRLPGVAVVRNLPVHSWREREAERRRPLGDLLPGLGGAAVVAYAGGFWPGYDFRPLQEAMGHLGGAGEAPPRLVYFGEGPGESFHRAHAAGLPWGGRIHFAGKVPPEHLEDLLRGADVGTVLVPDLGLSYRYLLPNKLFEYIQAGLPVLASPLPETASVVLGRQVGRCADPGDAAAIARQLEVLLDPARVAAWQGALRSAATDLCWEREEEAFLALFRKPEGPGGGSGAGTKQPGSPP
- a CDS encoding polysaccharide deacetylase family protein, translating into MPHPVIEIGVYPVGAAHPPGLDALLAFLSCGLGARLRRISSPELAPARLIVLGMPLQLEPPPAPRIVLFLPPPDPSAVPRSDWVEPGPIPVMGGLVRFRGGSGLPWGYLGGGVPFSWTSRDNQTLIQSGFDLLGPVLRAISRAAEREEPAAWAHARLEDLPAGERHLALTPWVDQILRLLARLLDLEPHEEEAGALPRWPGRARFAVALSHDVDMLFKWRLRSALRLLLESPRWLLEGRRRQLAGRWRELLDRLRGGADPWFLVDELMDLEERHGLHATLLFLARPRDHQTFRYHLDRAQVRGLLARIRRRGFETALHGGWGSHRSASRLAAERHRLERLSGGGTAVVRQHWLRFLVDGTWSAQQGAGLAVDSSLGFNDRPAFRAGTSLPFRPVDMAGRARPLLELPLILMDSQLFDEQGLTAPAAARQSSEVLELVRRGRGLLTVNWHPHTLCQADFPGRRELLEGLLQRIAAPDCWTAGLGEVAAHWREREGALGLALDRVDDPPGGGGPCAS
- a CDS encoding alpha/beta hydrolase codes for the protein MKLLSDRGQGSPLALVCALMCDEELFAGQADRLARRRRLLIFQSEGEESVRECAIELLAMLGALGLRRFDLGGLSLGGSVVMAAAARCPSAVKRLLLLDTTCEAPGAEAVAARREVIRRLEEGRFEQVMEEFLPRLLAPQSLRDHGERVRAMFRRQAPGLFVRQLRLLLTREDMGGTLRAFAGPALCLCGAQDQMSTPADHRRMAELMPAASLVVVPGNCGHLSALESPRLVAEAMEDFLGEV
- a CDS encoding FecR family protein, whose protein sequence is MNRFKEGRRAASWILTLVLALGAAVALPAQERAASVAVTVKATGEVFHTAAADGREEALLTGARLGDGDQVRTGPEGRAVLVFTDDKSQLKLTPLTRVTLHANRQAGRTDKEVEMSAGTLWSKVTRQQGEFRIATPTSVASVKGTAWWTRAREDGTEIIAEEGIVSLMSKTTGETLDVVMGQTGRSDGRSTSVAPTTAEDQIGLERGELRRVTVPISDGDAQRTLIIEFYE
- a CDS encoding flagellar basal body-associated FliL family protein, giving the protein MKLVIKAGIVVAILAVQVVMAFFLVNWLAPAPHPGAQDSLAAAAGGSGAAGGSTAAKSAPKAKAYDFGAIHPIPDLIINPRGSQGRRVFKISLSLEYDPHNPELAKELEQRTPFMRDYLINTFSAMTEDSLSDISYREGIRDSLGAALNRFLSAGAIDRVLFQDYIRQ